From a single Thermodesulfobacteriota bacterium genomic region:
- a CDS encoding hydrogenase — translation MAWYSGVPAEWYQFYYRATGEYALFYWIMVVCNVLIPLPLWFKSMRQNIVVLFIISIFINIGMWFERFNIIVISLSRGFDPAAWGIYKPSWVEIGITVGSFAWFFMFFLIFLKTLPSVSIAEMKEILPVPKKEAKSQ, via the coding sequence ATGGCATGGTACAGCGGTGTTCCTGCTGAATGGTATCAATTCTATTATAGGGCCACGGGCGAGTATGCACTATTTTATTGGATAATGGTTGTATGTAACGTACTAATTCCTCTGCCTCTTTGGTTTAAGAGTATGAGGCAAAACATAGTAGTCCTATTTATAATTTCAATCTTTATTAATATTGGTATGTGGTTTGAAAGATTTAACATTATCGTGATTTCTCTATCACGCGGATTTGATCCTGCGGCGTGGGGTATATACAAGCCTTCATGGGTTGAAATAGGTATTACCGTTGGAAGTTTTGCATGGTTCTTTATGTTCTTCTTAATTTTCTTAAAGACCCTTCCTTCAGTTTCAATTGCAGAGATGAAGGAAATATTGCCTGTACCTAAGAAGGAGGCAAAATCACAATGA
- a CDS encoding DUF3341 domain-containing protein, giving the protein MSEKQGVLGIFSYVDVTVETVKKLKEAGFNKLRVFSPVPNHEIEDVMDVPESPVRFFTLFGAMLGAACGVGFTVLMSSDWPISVSAKPIVSLPPFMVIIFELTILMGALSTLLGLLINSRIRNDAPKSMYDARFSVDKFGIMVECSKEGVEGAQEILNAQGAEEVKVDGI; this is encoded by the coding sequence ATGAGCGAAAAACAAGGCGTTTTAGGAATATTCTCATACGTAGATGTAACCGTGGAGACGGTTAAAAAGCTTAAAGAAGCAGGTTTTAATAAGCTTAGGGTATTCTCACCAGTTCCTAATCATGAAATTGAAGATGTTATGGATGTACCGGAGAGCCCTGTTAGATTTTTTACACTATTTGGAGCTATGCTAGGAGCAGCTTGCGGAGTAGGATTCACAGTGCTTATGTCTTCGGATTGGCCAATATCTGTAAGTGCAAAGCCGATTGTTTCGCTTCCGCCATTTATGGTGATTATATTTGAGCTTACGATTTTAATGGGGGCGCTATCAACACTTTTGGGTCTATTAATTAACTCAAGAATTAGAAATGATGCTCCAAAATCTATGTATGATGCCAGATTTTCAGTGGATAAATTTGGCATTATGGTTGAATGTTCTAAAGAAGGCGTTGAAGGAGCTCAGGAAATATTAAATGCTCAGGGCGCTGAGGAAGTGAAAGTTGACGGTATATAA
- a CDS encoding cytochrome c, which produces MTVYKGFEYLGGKTGLFFRNKKYYLLLLPVLLLMGTLKADAFPWSYDMWIQPSILPYEEPVIYPALSVTTTGLRIKPLPREDFENITQSPIASTPESLDEGEKYYNRYCYVCHGMEGLGDGPVIKRGFYPLNLTTPGVIARTDGYIYAYIRYGGKVMMPSYRESITEDQAWDIVNYVRKLQGDPVKETAAEPPSDTEQSADTESPESENTQQESAE; this is translated from the coding sequence TTGACGGTATATAAAGGTTTTGAATATCTAGGAGGTAAGACAGGATTGTTTTTTAGAAATAAGAAATATTATCTGCTACTACTGCCTGTATTATTATTGATGGGTACGCTTAAAGCCGACGCTTTCCCATGGTCTTATGATATGTGGATTCAGCCTTCTATTCTTCCATATGAAGAGCCTGTTATATATCCGGCTCTTTCAGTAACAACCACAGGACTAAGGATAAAACCGCTTCCTAGAGAAGATTTTGAAAACATTACACAAAGTCCGATTGCCTCCACGCCAGAGTCGCTTGATGAGGGCGAGAAATACTACAATAGATACTGTTATGTTTGCCACGGTATGGAAGGTCTAGGAGACGGACCAGTTATTAAAAGAGGGTTTTATCCTCTTAACCTGACAACTCCTGGAGTTATTGCTAGAACAGACGGCTACATATATGCATACATAAGATACGGCGGAAAGGTAATGATGCCTAGCTACCGAGAGAGTATTACAGAAGATCAGGCTTGGGACATTGTGAATTACGTTAGAAAGCTGCAGGGCGATCCAGTTAAGGAAACAGCTGCAGAACCACCTTCAGATACAGAGCAGTCAGCTGATACTGAATCACCTGAATCTGAGAACACCCAACAGGAGAGCGCTGAGTAA